The following coding sequences are from one Arthrobacter sp. PvP023 window:
- a CDS encoding DUF1961 family protein, translated as MGTARPGTDLLYSNPLAGPPDVSDWVAEGPLGLGTRDGALELSGPADDDELGDHAHWTFWCPVEFPDGIRISWEFLPLAEPGLAMLFFSASGHAGRDLFSADLPQRTGYYPQYHSGDIDALHVSYFRHKYDSERAFRTCNLRKSAGFELVAQGADPLPPAEDARDFYRMELVKDGPHVAFSINGLPLFAWTDTSDKVLGGGYLGFRQMAPLRAAYRNLRVEKI; from the coding sequence GTGGGCACGGCACGGCCCGGCACGGACCTGCTGTACTCCAACCCGCTTGCCGGCCCGCCCGACGTGTCCGACTGGGTGGCCGAAGGACCCCTGGGCCTGGGTACCCGCGACGGCGCCCTCGAACTATCCGGCCCGGCGGACGACGACGAGCTCGGGGACCATGCGCACTGGACGTTCTGGTGCCCGGTGGAGTTCCCGGACGGCATCCGGATCAGCTGGGAGTTCCTGCCCCTCGCCGAGCCGGGGCTGGCCATGCTGTTCTTTTCGGCAAGCGGCCACGCCGGCCGGGACCTCTTTTCGGCGGATCTCCCGCAGCGCACCGGTTACTACCCGCAGTACCATTCGGGAGACATCGACGCCCTCCATGTGTCCTACTTCCGGCACAAGTACGACTCCGAGCGGGCCTTCCGGACGTGCAACCTGCGCAAGAGTGCCGGCTTTGAACTGGTGGCCCAGGGCGCTGACCCGTTGCCGCCCGCGGAGGACGCCCGGGATTTCTACCGCATGGAACTCGTCAAGGACGGCCCGCATGTGGCGTTCTCCATCAACGGGCTGCCCCTTTTTGCGTGGACGGACACGTCGGACAAGGTGCTGGGCGGAGGCTATCTCGGCTTCCGGCAGATGGCACCGCTGCGTGCCGCCTACCGAAACCTCAGGGTCGAGAAGATCTGA
- a CDS encoding LacI family DNA-binding transcriptional regulator, which produces MSRSASIKDVANHARVAVGTVSNVLNYPDRVSQRTKDRVLQAIDELGFVRNDAARQLRAGHSRTIGLIVLDVGNPFFTSVVRAAEDAAALQGSAVLLGDSGHDAGRESNYIDLFQEQRVQGLLISPVGDVTERLDQLRERGVPTVLVDRLADETKYSSVSVDDDAGGYLAARHLLDIGRRRLAFVGGPTSIRQVADRLQGAQRAVAEVADASLEILDSAGQTVLAGRGVGDQLVRRSAGELPDGVFCANDLLALGVMQSLTMLHRLRIPEDIALIGYDDIDFAVSAVVPLSSIRQPTEALGRTAIELLAEELEADKPKHRAVIFTPELVVRQSTAGPEGSSDLPGDH; this is translated from the coding sequence ATGTCACGGTCAGCCAGCATCAAGGATGTTGCGAACCATGCCCGCGTGGCGGTGGGAACGGTGTCCAACGTCCTGAATTACCCGGACCGGGTTTCACAGCGGACCAAGGACCGCGTTCTGCAGGCCATCGACGAGCTCGGTTTCGTCCGCAACGACGCAGCCCGGCAGCTCCGGGCCGGGCACAGCCGCACCATCGGCCTGATTGTGCTGGATGTGGGCAACCCCTTCTTCACCTCCGTGGTCCGGGCCGCCGAGGACGCCGCCGCCCTGCAGGGAAGTGCGGTCCTGCTCGGGGACAGCGGGCACGATGCGGGCCGCGAATCGAACTACATCGACCTCTTCCAGGAGCAGCGGGTCCAGGGCCTGCTGATCTCGCCCGTGGGCGATGTCACCGAGCGCCTCGACCAGCTGCGTGAGCGCGGCGTGCCCACCGTCCTGGTGGACCGGCTGGCCGATGAGACGAAGTACAGCTCAGTTTCCGTTGACGACGACGCCGGGGGTTACCTCGCGGCACGGCACCTGCTGGACATCGGCCGCCGTCGGCTGGCTTTCGTGGGAGGCCCGACGTCGATACGCCAGGTGGCGGACCGTCTCCAGGGGGCGCAACGCGCCGTCGCTGAGGTTGCGGACGCTTCACTGGAAATTCTGGATTCGGCCGGACAGACCGTCCTGGCCGGCCGGGGCGTGGGCGACCAGCTGGTCCGCCGCAGCGCCGGCGAACTGCCGGACGGCGTGTTCTGCGCCAACGACCTGCTGGCCCTCGGCGTGATGCAGTCCCTGACCATGCTGCACAGGCTGCGGATTCCGGAGGACATCGCCCTGATCGGCTATGACGACATCGACTTTGCCGTGTCAGCCGTGGTGCCGCTGTCCTCGATCCGTCAGCCTACGGAAGCGCTGGGCCGGACGGCGATCGAGCTGCTGGCGGAGGAACTGGAAGCCGACAAACCCAAGCACCGGGCCGTGATCTTCACCCCGGAGCTGGTGGTGCGCCAAAGCACCGCCGGCCCCGAGGGCTCTTCAGACCTGCCGGGCGATCACTGA
- a CDS encoding L-rhamnose mutarotase, translated as MRVCFRSSVQPGLIDEYRRRHAAVWPEMLRALKDAGWHNYSLFLGADGLLVGYVECDDFDAVRARMALTEVNARWQAEMAALFDNPENPDRAPDEGFQVLGEVFNLDDQLAAAESTAS; from the coding sequence ATGAGGGTGTGTTTTCGCTCCTCAGTCCAGCCCGGACTGATCGATGAGTACAGGCGCCGGCACGCCGCCGTCTGGCCGGAGATGCTCCGTGCGCTGAAGGATGCAGGCTGGCACAACTACTCGCTCTTCCTTGGCGCGGACGGCCTGCTGGTGGGCTACGTGGAATGCGACGACTTCGACGCCGTCAGGGCGCGGATGGCGCTCACCGAAGTCAACGCCCGCTGGCAGGCGGAAATGGCCGCTCTTTTTGACAACCCGGAAAACCCGGACCGCGCACCCGATGAAGGGTTCCAGGTCCTCGGGGAAGTCTTCAATCTTGACGATCAGCTTGCGGCGGCGGAGTCCACCGCAAGCTGA
- the rhaI gene encoding L-rhamnose isomerase: MNDVATALGRLEELAIEVPSWAYGNSGTRFKVFGTPGTPRTVQEKIADAAKVHELTGLAPTVALHIPWDKVDDYAALREYAAGLGVGLGTINSNTFQDDEYKFGSLTSSNESVRRRAIDHHLECIDIMHATGSRDLKIWLADGTNYPGQDDIRGRQDRLAESLQEIYAGLGEDQRLVLEYKFFEPAFYHTDVPDWGTSYAQTLALGEKAYVCLDTGHHAPGTNIEFIVMQLLRLGKLGSFDFNSRFYADDDLIVGAADPFQLFRIMYEVIRGGGFGRNSGVALMLDQCHNLEEKIPGQIRSVLNVQEMTARALMVDTAALGEAQRNGDVLAANAVFNDAFYTDVRPALAAWRESRGLPADPMAAFKASGYQKQINEDRVGGQQAGWGA, encoded by the coding sequence ATGAATGACGTAGCAACGGCGCTGGGCAGGCTCGAGGAGCTTGCCATCGAGGTTCCCTCGTGGGCCTATGGAAATTCGGGTACCCGCTTCAAGGTGTTCGGCACGCCGGGCACTCCCCGGACCGTGCAGGAGAAGATCGCGGATGCCGCCAAGGTGCACGAACTGACGGGCCTGGCGCCCACGGTTGCCCTGCATATTCCGTGGGACAAGGTGGATGACTACGCCGCACTGCGCGAGTACGCGGCGGGCCTGGGCGTGGGCCTGGGCACCATCAACTCGAACACCTTCCAGGATGACGAGTACAAGTTCGGTTCCCTGACATCCTCGAACGAATCGGTCCGCCGCCGCGCGATCGACCACCACCTTGAATGCATCGACATCATGCACGCCACCGGCTCCCGTGACCTGAAGATCTGGCTGGCTGACGGCACCAACTACCCGGGCCAGGACGACATCCGCGGCCGGCAGGACCGCCTGGCGGAGTCCCTCCAGGAGATCTACGCCGGTCTCGGGGAGGATCAGCGCCTGGTGCTGGAGTACAAGTTCTTCGAGCCCGCTTTCTACCACACCGATGTTCCGGACTGGGGCACTTCCTACGCCCAGACCCTGGCGCTGGGGGAGAAGGCGTACGTCTGCCTGGACACCGGCCACCACGCCCCGGGCACCAACATCGAATTCATCGTCATGCAGCTGCTGCGCCTGGGCAAGCTCGGTTCCTTCGACTTCAACTCGCGGTTCTACGCGGATGACGACCTGATCGTCGGCGCCGCGGATCCGTTCCAGCTGTTCCGCATCATGTACGAGGTCATCCGCGGCGGCGGCTTCGGCAGGAATTCCGGCGTGGCGCTGATGCTGGACCAGTGCCACAACCTGGAGGAGAAGATCCCGGGCCAGATCCGATCGGTGCTCAACGTCCAGGAAATGACGGCGCGTGCGCTCATGGTGGACACCGCGGCCCTGGGTGAGGCCCAGCGGAACGGCGACGTCCTGGCAGCCAACGCCGTCTTCAACGACGCCTTCTACACGGACGTCCGACCGGCCCTGGCCGCATGGCGTGAATCCCGCGGCCTGCCCGCGGACCCGATGGCCGCCTTCAAAGCCAGCGGCTACCAGAAACAGATCAACGAGGACCGCGTGGGCGGCCAGCAAGCCGGATGGGGCGCATAG
- a CDS encoding bifunctional aldolase/short-chain dehydrogenase: protein MTNKTVEELISRSNRLGADKRNTNFAGGNTSAKGTEKDPVTGDDVQLLWVKGSGGDLGTLKKENLAVLRLDRLNALKNVYPGVDREDEMVAAFDYCLHGKGGAAPSIDTAMHGLVDAAHVDHLHPDSGIAIATAVDGEALTTKIFGDKVVWVPWRRPGFQLGLDIAAIKDANPQAVGTILGGHGITAWGATSEEAEANSLWIIDQAEKFIAENGRPEPFGPKLPGYGALPEAERRAKAAALAPVIRGLASTDKPQLGHFSDDAVVLDFLEAAEHPRLGALGTSCPDHFLRTKVKPLILDLPADASVEDSITRLQELHADYREDYQAYYDRHAVPESPALRGADPAIVLLPGVGMFSFGANKQTARVAGEFYLNAINVMRGAEAISTYAPIEESEKFRIEYWSLEEAKLARMPKPKSHATRIALVTGAASGIGKAIATRLAAEGACVVIADLNLENAQAVAAELGGPDAAIGVQADVTDEAQVAAAIQEAVLAFGGLDLVVNNAGLSISKPLLETTEKDWDLQHNVMAKGSFLVSKAAAKIMIDQDMGGDIIYISSKNSVFAGPNNIAYSATKADQAHQVRLLAAELGEYGIRVNGINPDGVVRGSGIFAGGWGAKRAAVYGVDEQELGKYYAQRTLLKREVLPENVANAAAVLTSAELSHTTGLHIPVDAGVAAAFLR, encoded by the coding sequence ATGACTAACAAAACTGTTGAAGAACTAATTTCCCGGTCCAACCGCCTCGGAGCGGACAAACGGAACACCAACTTCGCCGGCGGCAACACCTCGGCAAAGGGCACGGAGAAGGACCCGGTCACGGGCGATGACGTCCAGCTCCTCTGGGTCAAGGGCTCCGGCGGGGACCTTGGCACGCTGAAGAAGGAAAACCTTGCCGTGCTCCGCCTGGACCGGCTGAACGCACTGAAGAACGTCTACCCCGGGGTGGACCGCGAAGACGAAATGGTGGCCGCATTTGATTACTGCCTGCACGGCAAGGGCGGCGCTGCACCCTCGATCGATACCGCCATGCACGGGCTCGTGGACGCCGCGCACGTGGATCACCTGCACCCGGATTCGGGCATCGCGATTGCCACGGCCGTGGACGGGGAGGCGCTGACCACCAAGATTTTCGGTGACAAGGTGGTGTGGGTTCCGTGGCGCCGGCCCGGGTTCCAGCTGGGCCTGGACATCGCCGCGATCAAGGACGCCAACCCGCAGGCCGTGGGCACCATCCTGGGCGGCCACGGCATCACCGCCTGGGGCGCCACCAGCGAAGAAGCCGAAGCCAACTCGCTGTGGATCATCGACCAGGCTGAAAAGTTCATCGCGGAAAACGGCCGCCCCGAACCCTTCGGTCCGAAGCTGCCCGGCTACGGCGCGCTTCCCGAAGCCGAACGCCGCGCCAAAGCTGCCGCGCTGGCGCCGGTGATCCGCGGGCTGGCGTCCACGGACAAACCGCAGCTGGGGCACTTCAGCGATGACGCCGTCGTCCTTGACTTCCTGGAAGCCGCAGAGCACCCGCGCCTGGGCGCCCTGGGCACGTCCTGCCCGGACCACTTCCTGCGCACCAAGGTCAAGCCGCTGATCCTGGACCTGCCCGCGGATGCGTCCGTTGAGGACTCGATCACCCGGCTGCAGGAACTGCACGCCGACTACCGCGAGGACTACCAGGCCTACTACGACCGCCACGCGGTTCCGGAGAGCCCGGCGTTGCGCGGTGCGGACCCGGCGATCGTGCTGTTGCCGGGGGTGGGCATGTTCTCTTTCGGCGCGAACAAGCAGACCGCACGCGTGGCCGGTGAGTTCTACCTCAACGCCATCAACGTGATGCGCGGCGCGGAAGCAATCTCCACCTATGCCCCGATCGAGGAATCCGAGAAGTTCCGGATCGAGTACTGGTCTTTGGAGGAAGCCAAGCTGGCCCGGATGCCGAAGCCGAAATCGCATGCCACCCGCATTGCACTGGTGACGGGTGCGGCGTCGGGCATCGGCAAGGCGATTGCCACCCGCCTCGCCGCGGAAGGCGCCTGCGTGGTGATCGCGGACCTGAACCTGGAGAACGCGCAAGCCGTGGCCGCGGAACTCGGCGGCCCGGACGCGGCCATCGGCGTGCAGGCGGACGTCACGGACGAAGCCCAGGTCGCCGCCGCCATCCAGGAAGCGGTGCTGGCATTCGGCGGGCTGGACCTGGTGGTCAACAACGCCGGGCTGTCCATCTCCAAGCCGCTGCTGGAAACCACGGAGAAGGACTGGGACCTGCAGCACAACGTCATGGCCAAGGGCTCCTTCCTCGTCTCCAAGGCCGCGGCGAAGATCATGATTGACCAGGACATGGGCGGGGACATCATCTACATCTCCTCGAAGAACTCCGTGTTCGCCGGCCCGAACAACATCGCGTACTCCGCCACCAAGGCCGACCAGGCCCACCAGGTCCGGCTCCTCGCAGCCGAACTGGGCGAATACGGCATCCGCGTCAACGGCATCAACCCCGACGGCGTGGTCCGCGGCTCGGGCATCTTCGCCGGCGGCTGGGGCGCCAAGCGCGCCGCTGTCTACGGGGTGGACGAGCAGGAACTGGGCAAGTACTACGCCCAGCGCACCCTGCTCAAGCGCGAAGTCCTGCCGGAGAACGTGGCCAACGCCGCGGCCGTGCTGACCAGCGCCGAACTGTCCCACACCACCGGGCTCCACATTCCCGTGGACGCCGGCGTGGCCGCTGCCTTCCTGCGATGA
- a CDS encoding rhamnulokinase family protein, whose amino-acid sequence MSGHVSGVDGGLSAGSVFAAVDIGASSGRVILGRVSGGAGSESARLQTVHRFPNGVVESDGGLRWDFDALFAEVLTGLAAAARAAGERGETISSIGIDTWAVDYGLVNAAGKLIAQPFSYRDDRSRAAVARVHQKLDPARLYATTGLQFLQFNTLYQLASEPDLDGLQALLIPDLVAFLLTGQRRTEATNASTTGLFDAVAGEWATEFLTALGLPKNLFPPLIQPGETVGTLLPGIAARTGLAQATTVVAVGSHDTASAVAAVPAEHGNFAYISSGTWSLVGVELRKPVLTEASRQANFTNERGVDGSIRYLRNVGGLWLLSECQRTWAQQGYTATLDELLAAAAALPFGGPQINADDPYFIAPDNMPERIRAAVRNTGDVLTDNPAAITRCILDSLAAGYARTIADAERLADVPVDVVHIVGGGSQNRLLCQLTADATGKRVIAGPVEATALGNVLVQARAAGVVSGGPGELRALVRGSQPLESYQAALV is encoded by the coding sequence ATGAGCGGGCACGTTTCGGGTGTCGACGGCGGCCTGTCCGCCGGCAGTGTGTTTGCCGCCGTCGACATCGGCGCCTCTTCCGGGCGGGTCATCCTCGGCCGGGTCTCCGGCGGGGCCGGTTCGGAAAGTGCCAGGCTGCAAACCGTCCACCGCTTCCCGAACGGTGTGGTGGAGTCCGACGGCGGCCTGCGCTGGGATTTCGACGCCCTCTTCGCCGAGGTCCTCACCGGCCTCGCTGCCGCGGCCCGCGCCGCCGGGGAGCGGGGCGAGACCATCAGCAGCATCGGAATCGACACCTGGGCGGTGGACTACGGGCTGGTCAACGCTGCCGGCAAACTCATTGCGCAGCCCTTCAGCTACCGGGATGACCGCAGCCGCGCCGCCGTCGCCCGGGTCCACCAGAAACTGGACCCGGCCCGGCTCTACGCCACCACCGGGCTGCAGTTCCTGCAGTTCAACACCCTCTACCAGCTGGCCAGCGAACCGGACCTGGACGGGCTGCAGGCCCTGCTCATCCCTGACCTGGTCGCGTTCCTGCTCACCGGGCAGCGCCGCACCGAGGCCACAAACGCCTCCACCACCGGGCTCTTCGACGCCGTTGCGGGGGAGTGGGCCACCGAATTCCTCACCGCCCTCGGGCTCCCGAAGAACCTGTTCCCGCCGCTGATCCAGCCCGGCGAAACCGTGGGTACCCTGCTGCCCGGCATCGCCGCGCGCACGGGACTGGCCCAGGCAACGACGGTGGTGGCCGTCGGCTCACACGACACCGCCTCCGCCGTCGCCGCCGTCCCCGCCGAACACGGGAATTTCGCCTACATCTCGTCAGGGACCTGGTCGCTGGTGGGCGTCGAACTCCGGAAGCCGGTGCTCACCGAGGCGAGCCGGCAGGCCAACTTCACGAACGAACGCGGCGTGGACGGCAGCATCCGCTACCTCCGCAACGTCGGCGGGCTCTGGCTGCTCAGCGAATGCCAGCGGACGTGGGCGCAGCAGGGATACACGGCGACGCTGGACGAACTGCTGGCAGCCGCCGCCGCGCTGCCGTTCGGCGGACCCCAGATCAACGCGGACGATCCCTACTTCATCGCACCGGACAACATGCCCGAACGCATCCGCGCTGCTGTCCGCAACACCGGCGACGTCCTCACCGACAACCCCGCGGCGATCACCCGCTGCATCCTGGACAGCCTGGCTGCCGGTTACGCCCGGACCATCGCCGACGCGGAACGCCTGGCGGACGTGCCCGTGGACGTGGTGCACATCGTGGGCGGAGGCTCGCAAAACCGGCTCCTGTGCCAGCTCACGGCCGATGCCACCGGCAAGCGGGTCATTGCGGGCCCTGTCGAGGCCACTGCTCTTGGTAACGTGTTGGTCCAGGCCCGGGCGGCAGGTGTGGTGTCGGGCGGGCCCGGCGAGCTCAGGGCACTCGTGCGCGGCTCGCAGCCATTGGAAAGCTACCAGGCGGCGCTGGTCTGA